Part of the Musa acuminata AAA Group cultivar baxijiao chromosome BXJ3-10, Cavendish_Baxijiao_AAA, whole genome shotgun sequence genome, GTAAGAGCATAAACATCCTATCACCACAGGATGATCTCTAGAAGGAATTGGTGGATACGGATGAACCAAAAGATTTCAAGTAAACTAAACTGATAAGCACAGACCTTCCAGAAATTACTGCCTACATTGCCGGGCTCCTTTGAAATTGTACCATTTCTCCGTGCTAGTAACCATGAAGATCGCAAGACAATTAATAAACATGAAGGAATGTTTCTGTTCGCAATgctctatcttttatccaaacgTAAGACACAACTTCTCTATGCACATCTCAAGTGGTCACCCTGGAGGCATTACAGCAATCACGACACGGGTCTTTCAGAATCCTACAAGGTAGAAGCTTTGGTTTGTTGGAAGAAGGCTCGTAGACCTAGAAATGTTCCTTTTTTTTCTACGGACATataggcactagtattatcatctCAATTCTCAGAATTCTTAGCAGCATTATACTAGAATTCCTCAAGATGTGATGAATTCTGAAGCATAAATTGTTAACAGAACATATTTTTAAGACACAAAAAGATTCCCTCAAGTTGGAGAGACTTACATGAGCAGGATGATCAAATTTCTTAGCACGGCACACCTTCCTGTGACCTGATCTCCAGTGAAGAATCTGACATATTTCTGAGAGCTGCAATTTCCAAGAAACTGTTAATTCTTTGTTTGTTATGTAACTAAAGATAATGGAAACCTGTTAAATCAAGATGATAATGCTTAGAAGTGCATATAACATATAACAAAAGAATACATAACTATAACCAAAACACACTGATTGAGAACTCAGGAATCAGCAACATCTCACCCTCACCGGAGAGGCCACTTCGGAAATTGAAGAAAACAGGGCAGATCTTGTGCCTCCACTGAATGATCAAGCACAAGAGGATGGCCTCACACTGGTTCATAGACATGGCCCATGGATGACAACAACAACTACTAGACCACTAGGCTCGGTTGTGGAATCAAAAGAACTGGACATATTAGACACTACAAAACTTGGCTTAGAATATTTGAAAATGCATAAAATTTGTTGTGGTTCATGATTTAGGATTTTAGGGACCTAAGGAAGGAGACTAGACATTTAAGATAGCACCCAACAGGATTTAGAAAGCATCACACATAGTAGGATTTAGATAGCATCATGTCTGGTCTTTACTCATTATTTTGTATATCCAAATCTTCTCATGTTGAAATTTTCAAAAAAGAGGAATATCTCAATCAGTGTGCAACAAACATGCCCTATAAATTTGTCGGGGTGACGCTGGTTCGTGCAACCCCAAACGGCATGGGAGGGGAGCGATCGTCATCCCAAATTACTGGTGGCACATCCGACGTGGCGTCGCATCTTCCTCCCGAGGTTCCGTGCTTGCGCTGGCATGGTTGGGGGTCGTGTCCACGTGCGAAATCCATAATATGCCCTATCACTCCCCTCCCCCCAACGAGCATGCTCCGGGATCCTCATGAGGGGCTGAGGGCACAGTTGGGTCGTCAATGCGGCATCGTCCCGACCTTTCCGGTGCGGTCCTTATCGGGACGGCGCTAGTTTGTGCGGCCCTAGACGAAGTGGGATGGGAGCAACCATCATCCCGAATTCCTGATGGCACATCCGACATGGTGCAGCGTCTTCCTCCTGAGGTTCCGTGCTTGTGCTGGCGTGGTTGGGGGTCGTGTCCACATGTCAAAATCCATAATATGCCGTATCACTTCTAAAGTAAGTTAAAGGCTTCGAGTAAAACTAAAACCTACATATGTAACTTCTGATGGCTAAGTATTCAGTTTGATCCACTTTTAGGAAATGCAAGTAATTGCTCGACTAAAACAGTGTTTACGTGGGGTTAGGTTGTTAGTAGGTTCACAATTTGACATATTCTAATAGGCATTGGTTCAAAAGGTGTAAGTGGGATATGGCAGGTAGATTCCACCAAATTCTAAAGTGGAAACTTCTCAAgcctctaaattcaaataaacagAGTCTGAAGTTGTACATTGATGTGATTTTTGAAGGCACTACAGGCTTCAAGGGCAAAAGATATATGAACATTGACATTGACTCAGATTATCCTTTAGTTTGACCATAGCATGTTGGTTACTTCTGCAAAAGATGTTAATCAAGTAAGCATATGCAGTAACCACTAATGCTCCAATTGTTGGGTACTGTCCTTGCTTCTGGTATTGGTGGTGTCTGTGCTTGTTCTTGACTACTACTGCTTCACAAACCCAATTACCAAAGAGCATTTACGAGAACTCATCTCTGTTAGAAATTATGAAATCATACCTTTgacaaaaagaaagaagacaTGATCAAATCATCATAAGGCTTGCCTTGTGAAATCTCTAACCAAATGAACGGCAACAGTCGGGAAGTCGGATTACCAGTAGAGGACGGGCCTTACAGCATTTACACCTCCAGAAGGCGGCAGCCTTGCACACGGAGCAGAGCCTCGCGGATGCATTGGCGCAAGCGGATGCGCATGCCGGAAGGGCGGTCGCGCACTCGGGGTCCGGCTTCGCCCCGTCTATCTCATCGGGGCGTAGGCGCTCGACCCGCGGTCTCCAACCGGATAGCGCCACCAGGGCGAGGAGGAGGGTCGCCACCACGGCGACGACGCCGGGGAAATCGAGGAGGAGCATTTATGCGACGGTCGTATTGGATGTACGGTTTGGGCGCATCGCCATCCTATGACATGAACTTGAGGCGAACAGCAACGGCGATGATGCGACGTGATCAACGAAGGAAGCCTCGAGACAACGCGTCGCCTTTGACCGAGAGCGAAAGGTCGAACCGATGAGTTTGACTCGAACTTGAATAAGTAAGCCCAGCTTTGGGTTTTGATATGCTGGTAATATCATATAATTGTGAAGCATACACAATTCTACAAGCTATTTCATCTGTCATATATTAGCCATTACATAAATCTGTATGCTCATTCGTAAAGGAAATTGCGAATCGAGCAGGAAGAGAATGACAGATCATTTCAACTTGTTGGTGCTGCTCCAGAAGTCAAATCTTCACTGGAATAGGCGATCGGTGAACTCGGTTCCCTGTACCACTGGTTCTCTTGGCGTGTCAAGAAGCACGCCTCTGCATCAAATAATTCAAACAAGCACTAAGATTTTGCAATTGGATAGAGAAATGGCAGGATTAGAAACCCACAGGTACGTATGAATGGAAATGGACAATACATTTACCTGAGACGAACACATCCTTgtattcatcatcatcatatacgaATGAAGGAGGCTCCGGCGAACCAACACCGACGATGGTGCTTCCGCTGATCGAGATATGTGAAGAACATTGAAGGGTTAGTAAAAGCACCAATGCTCAAATTCAAAAGCCAAATGTCATCACTGATTATTTGTTCATGAGATATGCGATCGAACCAATCGTATTAATAAGCAAAATATAGTCATAAATCAGGCACAAATATCATCTCAGAACAACTGTCTTGTAGTTCTGAGATAACATTATGCAGAAAAGGAACTTTCTTGTAGTTCTGCTATCTGTATTCTATGTCAAAAAAAATGATGGTTTAACAGGGCCAACACGGCCGGCATTGTTTCCATAAAATTTCACGACCTGGACTTCCATCAAGTGTAATTTTCAGCCAGTTGCAAGCACAGTTCTGCTGAATGCTGAACCAAACTCAGTCACCATCCACAATAAGGTTTTATACTTCAATCCAAATGCAATAAAACATGTAAGTTGGAGGATGCTTCCAAGGGCTCAGTCATGAATGTTTACAGGGTCGCACAATTTATGCcgtagtgtcacggacaaacttcttaacagggtgtttgatgtaatgcttatgtatgtccgtgtcttttggcatgttcatgccttgtacagcaggtagaggggcggccgaaggcttaatagtcccattttagttgggttggtggcctcttcaggcttgtaaataaaagttgtgtcatgtggacacgtgagagagattctcggtctgtaatggaccattttaccctttgtggtgccactgttcagagcttgtaaggtatgtttataatttgcattgtctataaagtgtttttcggagatgtttgcttgtggatcccgattgaggcgttttctttagcccgttctctcttttgttggtcctaagggacaatgggaggcttcggggaggctgacctttgcggacggacacgcaagggtgccgcacgacttaggcaaaaccagctaaggtcgtgacattatggtatcagagccgaacaagcactcatagaaacacttagcatgcaaacgtgggggacctagcggggctgcgttgagggcagtcagcacacgcgcgaccgtttggggggaaaacgggcatagagatgtagggaaaaggagtcgcttagaggagcgggcatccgagattggcattcagaggaatggccaacccttcgcgcaagaggcaccacgagaacaggcaagcttggaagaatgcggagcgcacaaaggttgggatggctgagtttgagctacggctcaacgttgacaactatacttgatggtgctctaggcaagcgaggcgcttggcaagaatgagaccatgcaaggtggaatgagttgctcaacgaccaaaagagttatgcaaagctcacagaggtgaggggaattgctaactcgaagaatttggtactcatgcatgggcttgtatgcggacgatggaatgttcgtggccatcccaaggcgatcgagactcggcgccatggagcattgaaactttctcttcggcatgtgaaggatacgtccgtaggaggctgaagtgtgcaacaagttcagcatgttgctaggccttgaggggcgcagcgggggctgtattgacgaggaggtgcaatctagcaagtgtgtttgcaggaggcagaacaatgcacagtttgttcagcagatcggagtagtccaaggggatggtggtctccgaaacgaagagagatgttgctccaatgggacagttatccaggagggataagtcccagctctccagagggagaatcatgtgcgacggactgcacatgttgaggaggagtacctctacaaacaacaactccacgaagctcgatggactgagcaggcggcgaggagtcatcgcatgatctcgcttgagagaatgcattggtggatgcattgcgagatcaagtgggggagcgacccaaagcaactcaaatggaggcacacttggagtcgatatggaaatcgaattcaagggagggctgacccgtggaatggtgggcgcgagggccaccatcgactcaatgcaaaaacgaggagcggagcaacttgggtgtaacttggcgaagtacccaagccgcatgaaaggagccagcatagaagttggaacatggagcagaggcacagtgctttccctagacagaggtcaaggacatgaactcttgtagaggcaggagtagaatcatgttgttccttgggtccttcattctgacagagcggactcatcttgcatggtgccaaagacgaagggagcttcggggcacatacaccttatctcggaggagcatttgatggaggaactaaggcgactcaatttgcggaggcgaagttgagttcagaaggccttagcacggggcaagaggacgcagaggcgggtactcttgaagaatatgccacagtgttgccattcaagttgccatgaaggaagcggtgcgcagcggagattgtgctggtaggggcagaggcccaggatccagacaatggtgcactaattgtagcgaagtcgggggacttcgggagctactaggcgacagactgtcctagagcggtgcttcatctaggtgtgacccaggagtgggtgaatgaaggtcgattgccaaaggagcgaacaaaaccgaaggtggaagagatcctgcgatgtattggcagaggccacacatggagggttcacaattcgagtttattccacaaggatcagaatgcaatggagatgtcaccaggaggcgacatggtgcagcggatcgtggtgaaacagttcgtggcaatgcgacacacacgacatagtcccgggagggactagatcatatggaggtatgatcgagagctactggaagctccacttcggtgaacaacacgacggcaagaagggctttgGATTCAAggggtgaaggccatggtaccgcagaggcgggtcttccgggcgtgcatcgaatcttgcatcggatgaaaaccttggtcatcagcatatgggggctgtgttccaccaagggaagagttcgaatgcaagtaccagtgagtcccatgggagggacttgatcatgcagaggtatgatcgaagcagctggagagttggactgctccagagctcatattcgcttaagggagcccgacaagtcaaaggacaaggtcgagtaagcggacgttgctaccaaggaagctaaggagaacagaatcggtgcaaactctacaacgtgatggtagaggccatgcataggagttgcagtctgtctttccatcgaccaaacggactgcttggagaacacagaggtgttgaagcagggggtcgaaaggggcgaggaagcgacgacaagtccagagggacttagctacccaaaatcaagcatcggttagaatggaggtggactcagaggagtgccacagagacatatctactgatcgtgaagaaaagggatgcagatgcgaggcaacggatagtagggccatgggcatggcagcgccatggtaccgcagaggcgggacttccgtgaaagtcattgatcccttgctctcatggagggagagcgcttggtcgtgaaaggggccgaggaggtggagcatgcagaggcaatctccaagtaccgagacaaggctgaagggcagaggccgaggaacttcgtaagaccggtgtcaacaagtttctcatcaagatagccgtaagtgaagaacttcgggtcatgcaagagtgcacgaccaaggaacgaagcaagcagtacgcggtgctgtacctttactactcagtggagtaggcggcagggttgatggagaagacggtacaatcccagaggcgacctcatctatcagagaattactccaagctggggtgaaaacttcctacattccagaagttcaatggcattgagaaggtgaatcacagtaactaaactcaacgcaaggagtgcaaacacttcaagtgcttcagaagtgtgagcaaagagcaggcgaaggccagtaaccagctcgacgcatgaagtacaacctcgaggaggcgggcgaagtcaagtaacctttgccttctcaactcttaagaggatgggcgaaaccgagtaccccaattctcttatctatccagcagaggagctctgcacaagttcaaagacccttcgaagataatggaagacaatagttgtcaaatcctcaccaacggtgatcagtgctactgagagtagattgtccgcttcatttcccaacgaaatgccaatcgaaagcggaagtgatgcgaacctacttggatgtgacaactaactgaaagaagagtcaatgagcagattttgtggaggaaggacccaaaacttcagaagtttgcgagacgatgctcgttaaagctccaacaagtatccacccagttcgagcagcatgtggaatttatgagagactgacgcagtaaggatggtcttttccttcatctaggagatccgcaggaatcaatgaggatcaacacaactcagccaaccccacaccagagtcagagtcattggcgagttgaagcagcatggcggatcaaaggttcgactactcaaaaacaacagcggagagcagctgggagtcaagaggcgcattgtagctggagcagaagattgaagattcagcaaaggcgagaagttgcagtgtcgacaaaggcttcaacgaggacgtcgaaggaataagtgggggagaatgtcacggacaaacttcttaacagggtgtttgatgtaatgcttatgtatgtccgtgtcttttggcatgttcatgccttgtacagcaggtagaggggcggccgaaggcttgatagtcccattttagttgggttggtggcctcttcaggcttgtaaataaaagttgtgtcatgtggacacgtgagagagattctcggtctgtaatggaccattttaccctttgtggtgccactgttcagagcttgtaaggtatgtttgtaatttgcattgtctataaagtgtttttcggagatgtttgcttgtggatcccgattgaggcgttttctctagcccgttctctcttttgttggtcctaagggacaatgggaggcttcggggaggctgacctttgcggacggacacgcaagggtgccgcacgacttaggcaaaaccagctaaggtcgtgacagtaggGATGATTTCACTCATGCCCTTGCGAAAATTGGAAAATTCTGATTTATCCATTGAAAACTTGAGACGAACAATGCTACATGGAGCTCTATGAACAAGATCATTTCAAGGTATAGAGCTTCAAACAACTGCATGATTGAAAAAATGGATGCAAGAATTATGTATGTTATTTTGTGAAAGATCCTGACTCATAACAAGTACTTGCCTCCTATTTTACTCTCATACATGTATTCAACTTTTTTTGTCTCCATTCGTCCATTCAGGGGTGTCAGCCATAGGCATGCCACAAACATGGAGAGAAGAAATTTCTAGTGCATCTTCAACAGAATGTTTGGATAACTTGCTTTCTTAATTTGCTTGCTCgcttatttttatttgatattgCAAAATTAGCAGACAAACTCAAAGTTTGCACAGGAGTTTAGAAACTGAACATCAGCAAGTTAAAGCTACACAATTTCCAAGACATGTAAGTCAGAGAAACAAAGTCATTTAATTCAGTTAAGCAAAAGGAAAACAAGCTTCAAAATGGGTGTGGAAGCAGCATAACATGTACAGAATCTAAACAGAATCCAGTAAAATATCAGCTTATGAGTTCATGCCAAACCCAAAGCCGTTCATATCTAACCTAAGCAAAGCTGGTGATCATCTTACCTTCCTGACATGAAAACAGCATCGTACTGTCCGCGACTGGCAGCAAGCACACGTTTTTTCAACCTTTTAAGAGATGGAAGGACTTCAAAAGCAGGAGGCTCTGCAAAGCAGAAGCAACATTTCTTAATATGCAAGTGACCAGTTATTAGAAAGAGACACTATAAGCATAAAAAAGGTGCAATAGAAATATATACCAAGATCATTTATACAAACATCTTGAGATACTCCATTTTGAGTGATCTCACCAAGCAACACCAGTGGGTCATATGAACTAATTTGGTCTAGCCGAAGTCGCTGCACAAGAAATAATCTAAGTAGGTAGAAACTAAAGGCACAATTGGTGATGCATGTCAAGTTTAATCAAAGTTATATGTTGTTGCCTTGTAAACTTCGGCAGTTGAGCATGCTTCTTGAGGCTTTATGAGAACCATAGGCAAGTCCAGTGGCAGTGGACGTGGAATATCCTCAACAACCTGCAAAAATATCCTTCGAGAAAACCATCAAACTCAATACTAGTTAACCAAATCAGAACAAAAATTATGCATTGTGCCTTTCCCATCCCGACACAGAAAGAACATGAAGATAACCAAGAAAATGCTTATAAGAAAGGTAGAAACACCTCACGTCCAAGGATGCCatgttaaaatatattaatttcagGATTGTCATTATGCAGTTAATCATAAGCAAAATAAACTAGACACGAAGTTCAATATAGTGTGAGTTTTTAATCATGACACATTCAAATATTTCTGAAACTCTCGATCAGTTAAATCCTTCTTGAAGGATAATTGTGAGCTACTACAAATGCCTACTAAAATGAATCTCCAGTTTTGACAACGTCCATAAGATAATGAACTGTGTTCTAGTATAAGCTATGATACCAGATGCAGATACCATGTCCAAATGATACATGCATCTATCTGTGACTCTGGACTAACAGGGATACTCTTGAGTTAAAACtgcttaacatatagcaggaaatTAATCAATTGGAGGTTGCTAAACTCGAACTCAGCATTCCATATTTGACATTTTTTTCAATCCTGTAGAGAAAATGCTCTGTTCTTCTGATAATAGCTTCTTTAACATGAGAACCGTAGAGGAATTTTCAACAGAAATTTCATACACGTGCTAAAAGGAAACTACAAAGAGACAAACGATCGCAAATAATTTCTACCATGTTAGCATGAGCTAGATTGGATTTTCAAAAGATACACACATGACCAGATGATATTTAGCTATATAGTCTCTATCgagggaaaaaggaaacaatagtTTTGCAACATCTATGTGATGCATACCTCTCCCCTACCAGTACAATATGCTGCTCCATGCGAGAAAAAGAAGGGGACATCAGAACCAATTTCACCTGACCATTCCTGAAGTTCCTTTTCGGTAGCAGGACAGCCACTAAATTGATTAGCAGCCCATAATGCAGTTGCAGCATTACTACTTCCACCTCCAAGACCAGCACCAGTAGGCACCTTCTTATCAAGATGAATCTGTATGTAATGTGGACATGGACATTAATTTAAAATCTCTAAGAAAGAATATATACTTCAAACAATTTCAGACTTTGCCTCAAAACATATGGATTTACCCAGAAGAAGTTATCGGTACCAGTTTTCTTTCTATAAAGGTTGAGTGCCTTGATGATCTGACATTTAACAACACAGAACTCCAGAGTAAGAGAAGATTCCATGAAAGCTTATGACATGAACAAACGTTTTTTTCTGTATAGTACAAAACTCAAGTCTAGTTATCTCAAACATCCGACAATATCCACCTGAAGACAACATATGATACTTAAACATACCAAGTTTCTTTCATCCAGTGGAACACCTGACACATTAGCTGACAAGCGATCTCTGGTCTTAGTTGGCGACAAGGAGAATTTGATAGTATCTCCTAAACTTATAACCTGAAAGTTTGAGAGATATATAAGTAAAACaatcataaatcataaattaAGAAGATAAACACTGAAACTGTAACCCCAAAAAGTTTTCCATATCTATACAACAGCAACTTGCCTCATCACTGACATAAAAATCACCAAACAAGAATAAGCATCCAGCACTTCACAACAAAAGTGTAATTGGTTCTAGTAGCCAAATAACTCTTCAATTGCAAACACTACCACACTGGAAATTTCAACTATTATTGCTACGGTGCTGGGGCCGACAAATGAGGCCTATAAACTAAGATTAACAACAATCGTACAGAGGTACGAAATAAATTAATAACAGAAAATGCAA contains:
- the LOC135651310 gene encoding 4-diphosphocytidyl-2-C-methyl-D-erythritol kinase, chloroplastic-like, which translates into the protein MMASSHLLSHHPHPFSFDGKRSSGLFKKGAASPTPCFGLGTSCWRRTTRSRPSHRIMADSTSGRRQVEVVYDPDERLNKLADEVDKNTGLSRLSLFSPCKINVFLRITGKREDGFHDLASLFHVISLGDTIKFSLSPTKTRDRLSANVSGVPLDERNLIIKALNLYRKKTGTDNFFWIHLDKKVPTGAGLGGGSSNAATALWAANQFSGCPATEKELQEWSGEIGSDVPFFFSHGAAYCTGRGEVVEDIPRPLPLDLPMVLIKPQEACSTAEVYKRLRLDQISSYDPLVLLGEITQNGVSQDVCINDLEPPAFEVLPSLKRLKKRVLAASRGQYDAVFMSGSGSTIVGVGSPEPPSFVYDDDEYKDVFVSEACFLTRQENQWYREPSSPIAYSSEDLTSGAAPTS